The following proteins are co-located in the Triticum aestivum cultivar Chinese Spring chromosome 1A, IWGSC CS RefSeq v2.1, whole genome shotgun sequence genome:
- the LOC123066813 gene encoding heme chaperone HemW, with product MLRSAFPLVFQLPHRKPPPIRPPRPPPVRRYASPAAAVPPPPPPPRPLPPASAYVHLPFCRKRCHYCDFPIVALGSSAPSPGGPGEGEDPRIADYVRLLLREVAATRPVSDDGVPLQTIFFGGGTPSLVPPRLVAAVLDALRGRFGLSACPEVSIEMDPGTFDAAKLRELVGVGVNRVSLGVQAFQEELLRACGRAHGLREVHEAVGIVTACEGLQNWSMDLISSLPNQTQEMWEESLRCTVDARPTHVSVYDLQIEQGTKFGQIYTPGVFPLPNETDSANFYKIASKQLSEAGYQHYEISSYCKPGYECKHNVTYWQNRPFYAFGLGSASYINGVRFSRPRGMKNYADWVQKLEDGTWCHEPSVSETKDMAMDSVMLSLRTARGLDLHSFSKSFGEGLTRSLCETFRPFVESGLVIAMDKERVALQFNEFESDLEGEMSGSRVAFLRLSDPDGFLLSNELISLAFGTISP from the exons ATGCTAAGATCAGCCTTCCCGCTGGTGTTCCAGTTGCCGCACAGGAAACCGCCCCCAATCCGCCCACCCCGCCCACCACCTGTTCGTCGCTATGCCTCcccggccgccgccgtcccgccgccgccccctccgccacGGCCGCTCCCCCCGGCTTCCGCGTACGTGCACCTCCCCTTCTGCCGCAAGCGGTGCCACTACTGCGACTTCCCCATCGTGGCGCTCGGCTCCTCCGCGCCCTCCCCCGGCGGCCCGGGCGAGGGCGAGGACCCCCGGATCGCCGACTACGTGCGCCTCCTGCTCCGGGAGGTGGCCGCCACGCGGCCCGTCTCCGACGACGGCGTGCCGCTGCAGACCATCTTCTTCGGCGGCGGCACCCCGTCGCTGGTCCCGCCGAGGCTGGTGGCCGCGGTGCTGGACGCGCTGCGCGGCAGGTTCGGGCTGTCCGCGTGCCCGGAGGTGTCCATCGAGATGGACCCCGGCACGTTCGACGCGGCCAAGCTGCGGGAGCTGGTGGGCGTGGGCGTGAATCGGGTGTCGCTCGGCGTGCAGGCGTTCCAGGAGGAGCTGCTCCGGGCGTGCGGCCGCGCGCACGGCCTGCGGGAGGTGCACGAGGCCGTCGGGATCGTGACCGCCTGCGAGGGGCTCCAGAACTGGAGCATGGACCTCATATCCTCCCTGCCCAACCAGACCCAGGAGATGTGGGAGGAGAGCTTGCGGTGCACCGTCGATGCCCGCCCCACGCATGTCTCCGTCTACGACCTGCAGATCGAGCAGGGCACCAAGTTTGGCCAAAT CTATACGCCTGGTGTATTTCCTCTCCCAAATGAGACAGACTCTGCAAACTTCTACAAGATCGCTTCAAAACAGCTTTCTGAAGCAGGATATCAACACTACGAGATCAGTAGCTACTGCAAGCCTGGTTACGAGTGCAAGCACAACGTAACATACTGGCAAAACAGGCCGTTCTATGCGTTTGGTCTGGGATCGGCAAGCTACATCAACGGTGTCAGGTTCTCTAGGCCCAGAGGAATGAAGAACTACGCAGATTGGGTTCAGAAGCTGGAAGACGGGACCTGGTGCCACGAGCCTAGTGTCTCCGAGACGAAGGATATGGCGATGGACTCGGTGATGCTATCACTGAGAACAGCTCGCGGGCTGGATCTGCACAGTTTCAGTAAATCTTTTGGCGAGGGTCTGACACGGTCATTGTGCGAGACGTTTAGGCCTTTTGTTGAGAGTGGGTTGGTGATCGCCATGGACAAGGAGCGAGTGGCCCTGCAGTTCAATGAGTTTGAGTCAGATTTGGAGGGTGAGATGAGTGGGAGCAGGGTGGCCTTCCTCCGCCTGAGTGACCCGGATGGATTTCTGCTGTCCAACGAGTTGATCTCGCTTGCCTTTGGGACTATTTCGCCATGA